Proteins encoded together in one Capricornis sumatraensis isolate serow.1 chromosome 3, serow.2, whole genome shotgun sequence window:
- the LOC138075378 gene encoding uncharacterized protein gives MSGHQAGRPSTGSRNVSFMAQTPGWPHGPSMTRASNPKRSRTPSGSEASSNHSEPTNSPGSPRLPLRRICMGRPYNSKCVETSHLAKGPKVARKPMCRGNPYCLLCTDRPSGPSNPTFLDQLIKGISYLDRSTNAFYSNYPKSLNLPRLAANYLERAANSIHLDHLDHLDHASPRSYCNHSSRAAAFDYPCGSTSVLPSGRAVNAVQYVDNSANTSCFPGFQGQNLTPILPQRPGIKLPELPLFSNGIFSLGRLPKFWEAIRSGCRAPEPISKPSSWW, from the coding sequence ATGTCTGGACACCAAGCGGGCCGTCCCAGCACCGGCAGCCGCAACGTGTCCTTCATGGCCCAGACTCCAGGCTGGCCCCACGGCCCCAGCATGACCAGGGCGAGCAACCCCAAGCGCTCTCGGACGCCAAGCGGCTCCGAGGCCAGCAGCAACCATTCGGAGCCCACCAACAGCCCGGGCTCCCCCAGACTGCCGTTGAGGAGAATCTGCATGGGCCGGCCCTACAACTCCAAGTGTGTGGAGACAAGCCACCTGGCGAAGGGCCCCAAGGTGGCCAGAAAGCCCATGTGTCGCGGCAACCCCTACTGCCTGCTCTGCACAGATCGTCCCTCGGGTCCCTCTAACCCCACCTTCCTGGATCAGCTCATCAAAGGCATCAGCTACCTCGACAGATCCACCAATGCCTTCTACAGCAACTACCCTAAGTCCCTGAACCTGCCGAGGCTTGCAGCCAACTACCTGGAACGCGCCGCCAACTCCATCCACCTGGACCACCTGGACCACCTGGACCACGCCTCCCCCCGCAGTTATTGTAACCACAGCAGCAGAGCGGCCGCCTTCGACTACCCCTGCGGCAGCACCTCCGTGTTGCCGTCCGGAAGGGCTGTCAACGCTGTGCAGTACGTGGATAACTCTGCCAACACGAGCTGCTTTCCCGGGTTTCAGGGCCAGAACCTCACTCCCATCCTGCCCCAGAGGCCGGGGATAAAGCTGCCTGAGCTCCCTCTGTTCAGCAATGGGATCTTTTCCTTAGGTCGCTTGCCCAAGTTCTGGGAAGCAATTCGCTCAGGCTGCAGAGCCCCGGAGCCCATCTCTAAGCCCTCCAGCTGGTGGTGA